The Armatimonadota bacterium genome includes a region encoding these proteins:
- a CDS encoding GxxExxY protein, giving the protein MTENEITREIIDAAITVHSAVGPGLYESVYEALLAFELDRRGFDVETQRGIPVVYEDVKLAEGFRCDLIVEGKVIVEIKSVEALAHIHFCQLLTYLRLADKRVGLLINFNVPKLTDGIKRIVNKLPEPPIAQSTPTASSANPLRPQRESTEREGREVNEERRSHR; this is encoded by the coding sequence TTGACCGAGAACGAGATAACCCGCGAGATCATCGACGCGGCGATCACGGTTCATTCAGCCGTTGGGCCCGGACTTTATGAAAGCGTCTACGAAGCGCTGCTGGCGTTTGAGCTTGACAGGCGGGGTTTTGACGTTGAGACCCAGCGAGGGATTCCCGTGGTCTATGAGGACGTCAAGCTTGCAGAGGGCTTTCGGTGCGATCTGATCGTGGAAGGAAAGGTGATTGTCGAGATCAAGTCGGTCGAGGCTCTCGCCCACATCCACTTTTGCCAGCTCCTCACCTATCTTCGGCTGGCAGACAAGCGAGTAGGGCTCTTGATCAACTTCAACGTGCCAAAGCTCACGGACGGGATCAAACGCATCGTCAACAAACTGCCCGAGCCGCCAATAGCACAATCGACACCCACCGCGTCCTCTGCGAATCCTCTGCGTCCTCAGCGTGAGAGCACGGAACGGGAGGGCAGAGAAGTGAACGAGGAAAGAAGGTCACATCGGTGA
- the trpS gene encoding tryptophan--tRNA ligase, with protein sequence MSEKRRILSGMQPTNSRLHLGNYEGALRNWVELQQDNKLYCCVVDWHSLTTMFENPSEIAGNAREVAKDYVAAGIDPDRSSIFIQSHVKEHAELHLLLSMVTPLGWLERVPTFKEKRQQLQAETEPYGLLGYPVLQAADILLYKPYGVPVGKDQAPHLEISREIGRRFNHLYGEVFPEFVNIIPKDELRAKVPGLDADENGQLRKMSKSYNNCIYLNDTPEETAKKIQSAFTTPTKMRKTDPGVPEGCAVCQYLRLYSKDWQVQWEEDREGVRGCVQNKRELTEAINEYLRPIRERRNSITDSDIEAILTKGAAEAREFAAKTMDEVRAAMGSR encoded by the coding sequence ATGAGCGAAAAACGGCGGATCCTCAGCGGCATGCAGCCCACCAACTCGCGGCTGCACCTGGGCAACTATGAGGGCGCCCTTCGCAACTGGGTGGAGCTTCAGCAGGACAACAAGCTCTATTGCTGTGTGGTGGACTGGCACTCCCTGACGACGATGTTCGAGAACCCGAGCGAGATCGCCGGCAACGCCCGCGAGGTCGCCAAAGACTATGTGGCCGCCGGGATCGACCCGGATCGCTCCTCCATCTTCATCCAGTCGCACGTCAAGGAGCACGCCGAGCTTCACCTTCTGCTCAGCATGGTCACCCCGCTGGGTTGGCTGGAGCGGGTGCCGACGTTCAAGGAGAAGCGCCAGCAGCTTCAAGCCGAGACGGAGCCCTACGGCCTCTTGGGCTATCCCGTGCTCCAGGCCGCCGACATCCTGCTCTATAAGCCCTATGGTGTGCCTGTCGGAAAGGACCAGGCGCCGCATCTTGAAATCTCCCGAGAGATCGGGCGAAGGTTCAACCACCTGTACGGCGAGGTGTTCCCGGAGTTCGTGAACATCATCCCGAAGGATGAACTTAGGGCCAAGGTGCCCGGTCTGGACGCGGACGAGAACGGGCAGCTCAGGAAGATGTCCAAGTCCTACAACAACTGCATCTATTTGAACGACACCCCGGAGGAGACCGCCAAAAAGATCCAAAGCGCCTTCACGACCCCGACGAAGATGCGAAAGACCGACCCGGGAGTGCCCGAGGGCTGCGCGGTGTGCCAGTACCTGCGGCTGTATTCCAAGGATTGGCAGGTTCAGTGGGAGGAGGATCGTGAAGGGGTCCGCGGGTGTGTGCAAAACAAGCGTGAGCTGACCGAGGCGATCAACGAGTACCTGCGGCCCATCCGCGAGCGCCGAAACTCTATCACCGACAGCGACATCGAGGCCATCCTGACGAAGGGCGCCGCCGAAGCGCGCGAATTCGCGGCGAAGACGATGGATGAAGTCAGGGCGGCCATGGGGAGCAGGTGA
- a CDS encoding HAD family hydrolase produces the protein MSSKMREIKAVFFDLDDTLCAYWEAAKQALGITFERFAPEGHSAESMIALWSREFDGYCHGIKKTPWYEPYLKSGEPTRTELMRLTYLAAGIDDPKLAREVGDFYAVQRRSALQLFDDALPALDKLEGRFYLGMITNGPADVQREEVVDLGLEPRFQSILIEGELGFGKPLEEIFRLAERESGCSSRECLFIGNSFAHDILPAIRAGWKTVWVRRESDVPPSRNGEGARLEDLPPGTPEPDMIVESLDPVVEALLGQK, from the coding sequence GTGAGCTCGAAGATGCGAGAGATCAAAGCCGTCTTCTTCGACCTTGATGACACACTGTGCGCCTATTGGGAGGCCGCCAAACAGGCGCTGGGGATCACCTTTGAGCGCTTTGCCCCCGAGGGCCATTCCGCCGAAAGCATGATCGCCCTTTGGTCGCGCGAGTTCGACGGCTATTGCCACGGGATCAAGAAGACCCCCTGGTACGAGCCCTATTTGAAATCCGGGGAACCCACAAGAACGGAGCTCATGCGGCTCACCTACCTCGCGGCCGGCATTGACGATCCAAAGCTCGCGCGCGAAGTCGGTGACTTCTACGCTGTCCAGCGCCGATCGGCTCTCCAACTCTTCGACGATGCCCTCCCCGCTCTCGACAAGCTCGAAGGGCGCTTCTATCTCGGGATGATCACCAACGGCCCGGCCGACGTTCAGCGCGAGGAGGTCGTCGACCTTGGCCTCGAACCCAGGTTCCAGAGCATCCTGATCGAGGGTGAGCTCGGCTTCGGCAAGCCCCTTGAGGAGATTTTCCGTCTGGCCGAGCGCGAGTCGGGATGTTCCTCCCGCGAGTGCCTTTTCATCGGCAACAGCTTCGCCCACGACATCCTTCCCGCCATCAGGGCGGGGTGGAAGACCGTCTGGGTCCGTAGGGAGTCCGACGTTCCTCCCAGCCGCAACGGTGAGGGCGCACGGCTGGAAGACCTCCCGCCAGGCACACCCGAACCCGATATGATCGTCGAGTCGCTCGATCCGGTCGTTGAGGCGCTCTTAGGGCAGAAATAG
- a CDS encoding M20/M25/M40 family metallo-hydrolase, translating into MRLVRAPLVVGFSLCLSATLLAQYPGSQPVPDKFKKGFDAITMDAGKAILSYLAGPECQGRGSGQDGYQKAANFSAARFKEYGLKPMGDNGTYFQNVPFSRSRVDPLQSGIDAGATRIQGLRVTGSVADFDKSADVVFVQVTGSKKTMDSTDALKDKIVVVAASSDNTGLRSQLRISDAIAVFTINPKAGPAGAWSNARPLQGGRTGGSSANRPSNSPFASQLRADLTPAEAKALAQAVGVDPLMTVIDEAAAEGEKSSSGNKQIHVLAKSETQEFGVPNVVGMIEGSDPTLKAEFVGIGGHLDHMGVNAQGVVYPGADDDGSGSTAVMLVAKAYRDSGIKPKRSILFMLFCAEEMGLIGSRYLANNPMVPLDKMIAEFQMDMVGRDSEGVQNGDRNRVDKLEENHDTIRLVGSKRISTELDAMIQDLNTKYVNFKFKYDAEDVYTRSDHYNFAAKGIPIAFLFDGFHPDYHRPTDTVDKINFEKLTNAAKLFFLATSFAADREKPFAKDVAQGGGLEPAGKPL; encoded by the coding sequence ATGCGTCTTGTCCGCGCCCCCTTAGTCGTCGGCTTCAGCCTGTGCCTCTCCGCCACGCTGCTTGCCCAGTACCCTGGCTCGCAGCCCGTTCCGGATAAGTTCAAGAAGGGGTTTGACGCCATCACTATGGACGCAGGCAAGGCGATTCTGAGCTATCTCGCGGGACCCGAGTGCCAAGGGCGCGGCTCGGGCCAGGACGGCTATCAGAAGGCTGCGAACTTCTCCGCGGCGCGCTTCAAAGAGTACGGCCTGAAGCCGATGGGCGACAACGGAACCTACTTCCAGAATGTGCCCTTTTCGAGGTCAAGGGTGGATCCGCTGCAAAGTGGCATCGACGCGGGAGCCACCAGGATCCAGGGGCTGAGGGTCACCGGTAGCGTAGCCGACTTCGATAAGTCGGCAGACGTTGTCTTCGTTCAAGTGACCGGCTCGAAGAAGACGATGGACTCGACCGACGCCCTGAAGGACAAGATCGTCGTGGTCGCGGCATCCTCCGACAACACCGGGCTCCGAAGCCAGCTTCGCATCAGCGACGCCATCGCCGTTTTCACCATCAACCCGAAAGCCGGGCCGGCTGGTGCATGGAGCAACGCCAGACCTCTTCAGGGCGGACGCACTGGAGGCTCCTCGGCCAACCGGCCGAGCAACAGCCCCTTCGCCAGCCAGCTTCGCGCCGACCTAACCCCGGCAGAAGCCAAGGCGCTGGCCCAGGCGGTCGGGGTGGACCCTCTAATGACCGTCATCGATGAGGCTGCGGCTGAGGGCGAGAAGTCGTCAAGCGGCAACAAGCAGATTCATGTCTTGGCCAAGTCTGAGACGCAAGAGTTTGGGGTGCCAAACGTGGTCGGGATGATCGAGGGCTCTGATCCGACGCTGAAGGCCGAATTCGTGGGTATCGGCGGGCATCTGGACCACATGGGGGTCAACGCCCAGGGCGTCGTCTATCCGGGCGCAGATGACGACGGGTCCGGTTCGACGGCGGTCATGCTGGTCGCCAAGGCCTATCGCGACAGCGGCATCAAGCCCAAGCGAAGCATTCTGTTCATGCTGTTTTGCGCTGAGGAAATGGGCTTGATCGGGTCGCGCTACCTGGCGAACAACCCGATGGTCCCGCTGGACAAGATGATCGCCGAGTTCCAGATGGACATGGTGGGGCGCGACTCCGAGGGCGTCCAGAATGGCGATCGCAACCGAGTGGACAAGCTTGAGGAGAACCACGACACGATTCGGCTGGTCGGCAGCAAGCGCATCTCCACCGAGCTCGATGCGATGATCCAGGATCTGAACACCAAGTACGTCAACTTCAAGTTCAAGTACGACGCCGAGGACGTCTACACCCGGAGCGACCACTACAACTTCGCGGCCAAAGGCATTCCGATCGCGTTCCTCTTCGACGGATTCCACCCGGACTACCACCGCCCGACCGACACCGTGGACAAGATCAACTTTGAGAAGCTGACCAACGCGGCCAAGCTTTTCTTTCTGGCGACTTCGTTCGCGGCAGACCGCGAGAAACCGTTCGCGAAGGATGTGGCTCAGGGTGGCGGTTTGGAGCCGGCGGGCAAACCCCTATGA
- a CDS encoding site-2 protease family protein: MNVDPVFFFVTILVLIFAISIHEFAHAKMADAAGDPTPRLQGRVTLNPLAHLDPMGTMMMVFTTLTGFGIGWGRPVQVNPTKMRNPRWDHFASVAAGPASNLLQAVVYAIALRLVNQMDGVREGAAMHAASGGLPVVYLLLVMGVLINVSLCLFNLIPLGPLDGHWLVGAFMPEPMRIRWYMWNRQVGGFLFIGLVLIGQFNRELNFLRLVLFPMTERIFSFLVGIP; this comes from the coding sequence ATGAACGTAGACCCTGTTTTCTTCTTCGTCACGATCCTCGTGCTGATTTTCGCGATAAGCATCCACGAGTTCGCCCATGCGAAAATGGCCGATGCCGCCGGCGACCCCACTCCCCGGCTGCAAGGGCGCGTGACCCTGAACCCGCTCGCGCACCTCGACCCGATGGGCACCATGATGATGGTGTTCACCACGCTCACCGGGTTTGGCATCGGGTGGGGAAGACCTGTGCAGGTGAACCCTACGAAGATGCGAAACCCCAGGTGGGACCATTTCGCATCTGTGGCTGCGGGGCCTGCGTCGAACCTGCTTCAGGCGGTGGTCTACGCGATCGCGCTCCGGCTGGTGAACCAGATGGACGGGGTACGCGAGGGTGCGGCGATGCACGCCGCAAGCGGCGGGCTGCCCGTGGTCTATTTGCTGCTGGTGATGGGCGTGCTGATCAACGTCAGCCTATGCCTGTTCAACCTGATTCCCCTTGGTCCGCTGGACGGGCACTGGCTGGTCGGGGCTTTCATGCCCGAGCCCATGCGCATCCGGTGGTACATGTGGAACCGCCAGGTTGGGGGCTTTCTGTTTATCGGCCTGGTGTTGATTGGGCAGTTCAACCGTGAACTCAACTTTTTGCGCTTGGTGCTCTTCCCGATGACGGAACGGATCTTCTCCTTCCTTGTAGGCATCCCATGA